In methanogenic archaeon ISO4-H5, the following are encoded in one genomic region:
- a CDS encoding cobalamin biosynthesis protein CobW, which translates to MQVYILGGFLGSGKTSLLMKLATMFSERKAKVAILVNESGEIGVDGATLKAQGYDAMELPSGCICCSLSGTLQTALKNIKNDIDPDVIIIEPTGLALPHKVKELVRISMIEEDSDVIIGICDIQRFRDLIKKKEEFFTRQMQGSEFILINKADVAQPGEIEAATEWLSERFPDKPIIPVSVKDGTNLEKVYELIK; encoded by the coding sequence ATGCAAGTCTATATTCTCGGAGGCTTCCTCGGAAGCGGAAAAACCAGCCTCCTTATGAAACTCGCGACTATGTTCAGCGAGAGGAAGGCCAAGGTTGCAATCCTCGTCAATGAATCCGGCGAGATCGGTGTCGACGGAGCCACCCTCAAGGCCCAGGGATACGATGCCATGGAGCTCCCCTCCGGCTGTATCTGCTGTTCCCTTTCCGGAACTCTCCAGACCGCACTCAAGAACATCAAGAACGACATCGACCCCGATGTAATCATCATCGAGCCCACCGGTCTCGCTCTCCCCCACAAGGTCAAGGAACTCGTCAGGATCTCCATGATTGAGGAGGACAGCGATGTCATCATCGGAATCTGCGACATCCAGAGGTTCAGGGACCTCATCAAGAAGAAGGAGGAGTTCTTCACCAGGCAGATGCAGGGCTCTGAGTTCATCCTCATCAACAAGGCGGATGTCGCCCAGCCCGGAGAGATCGAGGCCGCCACCGAGTGGCTCTCCGAGCGTTTCCCCGACAAGCCTATCATCCCCGTCTCTGTCAAAGACGGAACCAACCTTGAGAAAGTATACGAGTTGATCAAATGA
- a CDS encoding methanol:corrinoid methyltransferase B subunit MtaB2 — MTSIKYTGMAYKSADDMVMGTAIHPVSEGFDLKIGAGQVIPEINYAPRPGTEKDPERLRKEYVDYISTDIMNRCIAAGFPAVHLETEWVSQMNQERLSAPVVAGQKAVCEKFHEEYGIACGVRQTIPDQREHDMGLRPGMDSVHSYPEKFFQCCDIACENGADNLSVESVGGKEFADYAVTQGDIVAFLYGVGYLGSIDMEYIWNEMVDVAKRNRTVPGGDTDCSGANVAMFMAGGLMDLDVQKTFAAITRAISAARTVVAWECGAQGPDKDCGYEGIICKAIAGKPTTQEGKNCQCAHCDLMGNLAAQICDCWSNESVEYHPEFGGTSVQCWLGSLGYEAALMNTAIQTGQAKTLRDLYCITDMARSPEAYILAYNNAYEIGQAIVAEGNDYYQRSRAAALKAIEIINRGFDKKELELTVKQKETLDDCQKKIEALPTETDKFVEYCHKEFDGNVPNYNLKNYGL; from the coding sequence ATGACTTCTATCAAATACACCGGAATGGCATACAAATCTGCGGATGACATGGTCATGGGAACCGCTATCCACCCCGTTTCCGAGGGTTTTGACCTCAAGATCGGAGCAGGACAGGTCATCCCTGAGATCAACTACGCTCCCAGGCCCGGAACCGAGAAGGATCCCGAGAGGCTCAGAAAGGAGTACGTCGACTACATCTCCACCGACATCATGAACAGGTGTATCGCTGCAGGTTTCCCCGCAGTCCACCTCGAGACCGAGTGGGTCTCCCAGATGAACCAGGAGAGGCTCTCCGCACCTGTCGTAGCCGGTCAGAAAGCTGTTTGCGAGAAATTCCACGAGGAATACGGAATCGCCTGCGGTGTAAGGCAGACCATTCCCGACCAGCGTGAGCACGATATGGGTCTCCGCCCCGGAATGGACTCTGTCCACAGTTATCCCGAGAAGTTCTTCCAGTGCTGCGATATCGCCTGTGAGAACGGAGCAGACAACCTCTCCGTCGAGTCCGTCGGAGGAAAAGAGTTCGCCGACTACGCCGTCACCCAGGGAGACATCGTCGCCTTCCTTTACGGAGTAGGTTACCTCGGTTCCATCGACATGGAGTACATCTGGAATGAGATGGTCGACGTCGCCAAGAGGAACAGGACCGTTCCCGGAGGAGACACCGACTGTTCCGGAGCTAACGTCGCCATGTTCATGGCCGGAGGACTCATGGATCTCGATGTCCAGAAGACCTTCGCCGCCATCACCAGGGCAATCTCCGCCGCCAGGACCGTCGTCGCATGGGAGTGCGGCGCACAGGGACCTGACAAGGACTGCGGTTACGAGGGAATCATCTGCAAAGCCATCGCAGGAAAGCCCACCACCCAGGAGGGAAAGAACTGCCAGTGCGCACACTGCGACCTGATGGGTAACCTCGCAGCTCAGATCTGCGACTGCTGGTCCAACGAGTCCGTCGAGTACCACCCTGAGTTCGGAGGAACCTCCGTCCAGTGCTGGCTCGGATCCCTCGGATATGAGGCAGCCCTCATGAACACCGCCATCCAGACCGGACAGGCAAAGACCCTCCGTGACCTGTACTGCATCACCGACATGGCAAGGTCCCCTGAGGCATACATCCTCGCATACAACAACGCCTACGAGATCGGACAGGCAATCGTTGCCGAGGGTAACGACTACTACCAGAGGTCCAGGGCAGCAGCACTCAAAGCAATCGAGATCATCAACCGCGGTTTCGACAAGAAGGAGCTCGAGCTTACCGTTAAGCAGAAAGAGACTCTTGACGACTGCCAGAAGAAGATCGAGGCACTGCCTACCGAGACCGACAAATTCGTCGAATACTGCCACAAGGAATTCGACGGAAATGTCCCCAACTACAACCTGAAGAACTACGGACTCTGA
- a CDS encoding methanol corrinoid protein MtaC1, protein MIDYSKVDFSKILTRYDVKKQVVETPEQVAAKMMPSDPLMKAVAECVLYKKLKDIMPAMQAAMAKYKPDOVINGGLVPGIDAVGVLYNDHIYYLPDMMVAAKVMEIGIKMAEKQMGGSRETKATVIMHAAEGDPHDIGKNIAAAMMKAAGYNVIDLGRDVPVTTVIAEVEKVKPLFFSGTALMTTTMSAFPAEAALLKEKKLNIPLMGCGGAVNREYATSYDLGIYSAKANQTALIAQKIIDGYDWKKINEEWDNIVGGA, encoded by the coding sequence ATGATTGACTACAGCAAAGTGGATTTCTCGAAGATCCTCACACGTTACGACGTGAAAAAACAGGTCGTCGAGACACCCGAACAGGTAGCAGCTAAGATGATGCCCAGCGACCCCCTCATGAAGGCAGTCGCCGAGTGTGTCCTCTACAAGAAGCTGAAGGACATCATGCCCGCAATGCAGGCTGCGATGGCCAAGTACAAGCCCGACTAGGTAATCAACGGCGGACTCGTTCCCGGTATCGACGCAGTCGGTGTCCTTTACAACGACCACATCTACTATCTTCCTGACATGATGGTTGCAGCCAAGGTCATGGAGATCGGAATCAAGATGGCCGAGAAGCAGATGGGAGGATCACGTGAGACCAAAGCCACCGTCATCATGCATGCCGCCGAGGGAGATCCCCACGACATCGGAAAGAACATCGCAGCCGCTATGATGAAGGCAGCAGGCTACAATGTCATCGACTTGGGCCGTGATGTACCCGTTACCACCGTGATTGCTGAAGTCGAGAAGGTGAAACCCCTCTTCTTCTCCGGAACCGCTCTCATGACTACCACCATGTCAGCCTTCCCCGCGGAAGCAGCCCTTCTCAAAGAGAAGAAACTCAACATCCCCCTCATGGGATGCGGAGGAGCCGTCAACAGGGAGTATGCAACTTCCTACGACCTCGGAATCTATTCGGCAAAAGCCAATCAGACCGCCCTCATCGCTCAGAAGATCATCGACGGTTACGACTGGAAGAAGATCAATGAGGAATGGGACAACATCGTAGGAGGTGCTTGA
- a CDS encoding amino acid carrier protein AgcS: protein MSIADTLNGPISDAFYLVDDYFWGIAFAFLIGLGIVFTIKLKGMQILRIKHTSSLALSGIQEGAHTKKISSFEAFCIGMGARIGVGNIAGVATAIVTGGPGAVFWMWIFAIIGSASAFMESTLAQIYKEKKSDGQFYGGPAYYAQKGLGSRKLGVFAAILLVLTFGIGFVGVQSCNASSALCGAFAFDNNHLVFAAIIAIVAAILIFKGLKMVAKFSSKVVPIMAVAWIVFALIAILLNIGGVINAFVMIFQYAFNWQSMFGGGIGVIIVTGLKRGVFSNEAGLGSVANLAATADVPHPVKQGKIQSFGVLVDTLIVCTITALVVLSYGSYNEILAIGEKGAPLVQNVIASTMIGDAAKYIIAGFMFIFAFTSLIGYYSMSEANARFVKDDKKIILAVQIIVIVDAFCAACVTDVTIMDAFSDTFMALMASVNMILCALLSRKAFEAYSDYRNQKKNGIEEPVFHRDTLSDSTGVTEWE from the coding sequence ATGTCAATCGCAGATACACTGAACGGACCGATCTCCGATGCATTCTACCTCGTAGATGATTATTTCTGGGGCATCGCGTTCGCCTTCCTCATCGGTCTCGGCATAGTCTTCACCATTAAGCTGAAGGGTATGCAGATCCTGAGGATCAAACACACCTCATCGCTCGCACTCTCCGGTATCCAGGAAGGAGCTCACACCAAGAAGATCTCCTCCTTCGAAGCATTCTGTATCGGAATGGGTGCACGTATCGGTGTAGGTAACATCGCTGGAGTTGCAACCGCCATCGTAACCGGAGGACCCGGAGCGGTCTTCTGGATGTGGATTTTCGCTATTATCGGATCCGCAAGCGCCTTCATGGAGTCTACCCTTGCACAGATTTACAAGGAGAAGAAGTCCGACGGACAGTTCTACGGAGGACCCGCTTACTACGCCCAGAAGGGTCTCGGAAGCAGGAAGCTCGGAGTTTTCGCAGCTATCCTCCTCGTCCTGACCTTCGGTATCGGATTCGTCGGCGTTCAGTCCTGTAACGCATCTTCCGCTCTCTGCGGTGCATTCGCCTTCGACAACAACCACCTGGTGTTCGCCGCAATCATCGCAATCGTTGCCGCCATCCTCATCTTCAAGGGACTCAAGATGGTCGCTAAGTTCTCCTCCAAGGTCGTCCCCATCATGGCCGTCGCTTGGATCGTATTCGCACTTATCGCCATCCTCCTCAACATCGGCGGTGTCATCAACGCCTTCGTCATGATCTTCCAGTACGCATTCAACTGGCAGTCCATGTTCGGCGGAGGAATCGGAGTCATCATCGTCACCGGTCTGAAGAGAGGAGTGTTCTCCAACGAGGCCGGTCTCGGTTCCGTTGCCAACCTCGCCGCAACCGCGGACGTCCCCCACCCTGTCAAGCAGGGAAAGATCCAGTCCTTCGGTGTTCTCGTCGACACCCTGATTGTCTGTACCATCACCGCTCTCGTCGTTCTCTCCTACGGAAGCTACAACGAGATCCTCGCCATCGGCGAGAAGGGAGCACCCCTGGTCCAGAACGTCATCGCCAGCACCATGATCGGCGATGCTGCCAAGTACATCATCGCGGGCTTCATGTTCATCTTCGCCTTCACCTCCCTCATCGGATACTACTCCATGTCCGAGGCCAATGCAAGGTTCGTCAAGGATGACAAGAAGATCATCCTCGCAGTGCAGATCATCGTCATCGTCGATGCATTCTGCGCAGCATGCGTTACCGACGTCACCATCATGGACGCATTCTCCGATACTTTCATGGCACTCATGGCATCCGTCAACATGATTCTCTGTGCCCTCCTCTCCAGGAAGGCCTTCGAGGCATATTCGGATTACAGGAACCAGAAGAAGAACGGAATCGAGGAACCTGTGTTCCACCGCGATACCCTGTCCGATTCTACCGGCGTTACCGAATGGGAGTGA
- a CDS encoding methanol:corrinoid methyltransferase B subunit MtaB1 gives MTSVKYTGMAYKSADDMVMGTAIHPVSEGFGLKIGAGQVIPEINYAPRPGTEKDPEKLRREYVDYISTDIMNRCVTAGFPAVHLETEWVSQMNQEKLSAPVVAGQKAVCEKFHDEYGIACGVRQTIPDQREHDMGLRPGMDTVHSYPEKFFQCCDIACENGADNLSVESVGGKEFADYAVTQGDIVAFLYGVGYLGSVDMEYIWSEMVDVAKRNRTVPGGDTNCSGANVAMFMAGGLMDLDVQKTFSAVTRAISAARTVVAWECGAQGPDKDCGYEGIICKSIAGKPTTQEGKNCQCAHCDLMGNLTAQICDCWSNESVEYHPEFGGTSVQCWLGPLGYETALMNTAIQTGNAKTLRDLYCITDMTRSPESYILAYNNAYEIGQAIVAEGNDYYQRARAAALKAIEIVNRGFDKKELQLTVKQKETLDDCQKKIEALPTETDKFLEYCDKEFAGVVPNYNLKNYGL, from the coding sequence ATGACTTCTGTAAAATACACCGGAATGGCATACAAATCTGCGGATGACATGGTCATGGGAACCGCCATCCACCCCGTATCCGAGGGATTCGGATTGAAGATCGGAGCAGGACAGGTTATCCCTGAGATCAACTATGCTCCCAGGCCCGGAACCGAGAAAGACCCTGAGAAACTCAGGAGAGAATACGTGGACTACATCTCCACCGACATCATGAACAGGTGTGTTACCGCAGGATTCCCAGCCGTCCACCTCGAGACCGAGTGGGTCTCCCAGATGAACCAGGAGAAACTGTCCGCTCCCGTTGTCGCAGGACAGAAAGCGGTATGTGAGAAATTCCACGATGAGTATGGAATCGCCTGCGGTGTCAGGCAGACCATCCCCGACCAGCGTGAGCACGATATGGGTCTCAGGCCCGGAATGGACACTGTCCACAGCTACCCCGAGAAGTTCTTCCAGTGCTGCGATATCGCCTGTGAGAACGGAGCAGACAACCTTTCCGTCGAGTCCGTCGGCGGAAAAGAGTTCGCCGACTACGCTGTCACCCAGGGAGACATCGTCGCATTCCTGTATGGTGTCGGATATCTCGGATCGGTGGATATGGAATACATCTGGAGTGAGATGGTCGACGTCGCCAAGAGGAACAGGACCGTTCCCGGAGGAGACACCAACTGTTCCGGAGCAAACGTCGCCATGTTCATGGCCGGAGGTCTCATGGATCTCGATGTCCAGAAGACCTTCTCCGCGGTTACCCGTGCCATTTCTGCAGCAAGGACTGTCGTCGCATGGGAGTGCGGTGCGCAGGGTCCCGACAAGGACTGCGGTTACGAGGGAATCATCTGCAAATCCATCGCAGGAAAGCCCACCACCCAGGAGGGAAAGAACTGCCAGTGCGCACACTGCGACCTGATGGGTAACCTGACCGCACAGATCTGCGACTGCTGGTCCAACGAGTCCGTCGAGTACCACCCTGAGTTCGGAGGAACCTCCGTCCAGTGCTGGCTCGGCCCGCTGGGATACGAGACCGCTCTCATGAACACCGCTATCCAGACCGGCAATGCGAAGACCCTCCGTGACCTGTACTGTATCACCGACATGACCAGGTCCCCCGAGTCCTACATCCTCGCATACAACAACGCCTACGAGATCGGACAGGCGATCGTTGCCGAGGGTAACGACTACTACCAGAGGGCACGCGCCGCAGCTCTGAAGGCAATTGAGATCGTCAACCGCGGTTTCGACAAGAAGGAACTCCAGCTGACCGTTAAGCAGAAGGAGACCCTCGACGACTGCCAGAAGAAGATCGAGGCACTGCCTACCGAGACCGACAAGTTCCTTGAGTACTGCGACAAGGAGTTCGCAGGAGTAGTCCCCAACTACAACCTCAAGAACTACGGACTCTGA
- a CDS encoding methanol corrinoid protein MtaC2, with the protein MIDYSKADFSKILTRYDVKKQVVETPEQAAEKMMPKDPLMKAVAEAVLFKKLKEIMPAMQAAMAKYKPDEVINEGLVPGIDAVGVLYNDHVYYLPDMMVAAKVMEMGIKMAEAKMGGSRETKATVVMHAAEGDPHDIGKNIAAAMMKAAGYNVIDMGRDVPVTSVIAKVEEVKPLFFSGTALMTTTMSAFPAEAALLKEKHIDIPLMGCGGAVNREYATSYDLGIYSAKANQTALIAQKLLDGYDWKKINEEWDNIVGGA; encoded by the coding sequence ATGATTGACTACAGCAAAGCGGATTTCTCGAAGATCCTCACACGTTACGATGTGAAGAAACAGGTCGTAGAGACTCCTGAGCAGGCAGCAGAGAAGATGATGCCCAAAGACCCCCTCATGAAGGCAGTCGCCGAGGCAGTTCTTTTCAAGAAACTCAAAGAAATCATGCCCGCCATGCAGGCGGCAATGGCCAAATACAAGCCTGATGAGGTCATCAACGAAGGTCTCGTTCCCGGAATCGACGCTGTCGGTGTCCTTTACAATGACCACGTCTACTACCTCCCCGACATGATGGTCGCCGCAAAGGTCATGGAAATGGGAATCAAGATGGCAGAGGCCAAGATGGGCGGATCCCGCGAGACCAAAGCCACTGTCGTCATGCACGCAGCCGAGGGAGACCCCCACGACATCGGAAAGAACATCGCAGCCGCTATGATGAAGGCAGCAGGCTACAATGTCATCGACATGGGCCGTGACGTCCCCGTCACCTCTGTCATCGCCAAGGTCGAAGAGGTCAAACCCCTCTTCTTCTCCGGAACCGCACTTATGACCACCACCATGTCCGCTTTTCCCGCAGAGGCCGCTCTTCTCAAAGAGAAGCACATCGACATCCCCCTCATGGGATGCGGAGGAGCAGTCAACAGGGAGTACGCAACTTCCTACGACCTCGGAATCTATTCCGCCAAGGCCAACCAGACCGCACTCATCGCACAGAAGCTCCTTGACGGATACGACTGGAAGAAGATTAACGAAGAATGGGACAACATCGTAGGAGGCGCTTGA
- a CDS encoding 4Fe-4S ferredoxin iron-sulfur binding domain-containing protein: MTAYGIALDIGTSGTRAHAVDLSSGKILSTAVTDCHPLPGANVMDHLTFCINVGNDIAHRILMDTVNKVIRNLGIDLKQVERVSICGNPIQLSLFQGIPVDDLAFAGDNAKREKGIVDHARNAGVFSAVDVGMDLPDGTELLVPPAIRHEIGADALAMMYKSGFLEDKRNCMVTDYGTNAEMALKVGDEIYTGSAAAGPAMEGQSIRCGMLASPGAISDLEYDFGWICKVLDDDISPQNGDKIDFKLNMTTDTGPMHGKAMGITGTGVVAAVAVAQYDHLWHKGKLTTADGLMKLQDGISIDSHDISEAAKAIGAMRAGHFCLLEHAGIKFSEMNVMYMCGASGTYVDAMKARDVGLIPPSSTEIYQYGNTSLAMATDILKNPELLDTLQDIANSIRANHIMFAKDPVFSQIYLQELGFWDEGMSLEEYNANNAAEGIQELPKPRGRANVHRVVTRDIQDLGERGLTIVHDIGTELVGKMEGCTGCGKCVKECPEHTLSISDDKTITVKTKNCLGTACYRCQMSCPSKVYKYADLKLV; the protein is encoded by the coding sequence ATGACTGCATACGGAATCGCACTCGATATTGGAACCAGCGGAACACGTGCACATGCTGTGGATCTCAGCAGCGGAAAGATCCTTTCGACGGCAGTTACCGACTGCCACCCCCTTCCCGGGGCCAATGTGATGGATCATCTCACATTCTGTATCAATGTGGGGAACGACATAGCCCACCGCATTCTGATGGACACAGTAAACAAAGTAATCAGGAATCTGGGGATCGATCTGAAACAGGTCGAGAGGGTAAGCATCTGCGGAAACCCCATTCAGCTTTCTCTCTTCCAGGGCATTCCCGTGGACGACCTAGCTTTCGCCGGAGACAACGCCAAGAGGGAGAAAGGAATCGTCGACCACGCCAGGAACGCAGGGGTCTTCTCCGCCGTCGATGTCGGCATGGACCTGCCTGACGGGACTGAGCTTCTGGTGCCTCCTGCCATCAGACACGAGATCGGTGCCGATGCTCTTGCGATGATGTACAAATCGGGATTCCTCGAGGACAAGAGGAACTGCATGGTCACCGATTACGGTACCAATGCCGAGATGGCACTCAAGGTGGGTGATGAGATCTACACCGGTTCTGCCGCCGCAGGTCCCGCCATGGAGGGTCAGTCCATCAGATGCGGAATGCTCGCCTCGCCCGGCGCCATTTCCGATTTAGAGTATGATTTCGGTTGGATCTGCAAGGTCCTCGACGATGACATCTCCCCTCAGAACGGAGACAAGATCGACTTCAAACTCAACATGACAACCGACACCGGACCCATGCACGGAAAGGCCATGGGAATCACCGGAACCGGAGTCGTAGCAGCCGTAGCCGTGGCTCAATACGACCACCTCTGGCACAAGGGAAAACTCACCACCGCCGACGGCCTCATGAAACTCCAGGACGGCATCAGTATCGACAGCCACGACATCTCCGAGGCAGCCAAAGCGATCGGGGCCATGAGGGCAGGTCACTTCTGCCTGCTGGAACATGCGGGAATCAAGTTCAGCGAGATGAACGTTATGTACATGTGCGGTGCCTCCGGAACCTATGTGGATGCCATGAAGGCCCGCGACGTGGGACTCATCCCGCCCTCCTCCACGGAGATATATCAGTACGGAAACACCTCGCTCGCCATGGCCACCGACATCCTGAAGAATCCCGAGCTCCTCGATACCCTGCAGGACATCGCCAACAGCATCCGTGCCAATCACATCATGTTCGCCAAGGACCCGGTCTTCTCGCAGATCTATCTGCAGGAGCTAGGATTCTGGGACGAGGGCATGTCGCTTGAGGAGTACAACGCCAACAATGCCGCCGAAGGAATCCAGGAGCTCCCCAAGCCCCGCGGCCGTGCCAATGTGCACCGTGTGGTCACCAGGGATATCCAGGACCTCGGAGAGAGGGGTCTGACCATCGTCCACGACATCGGTACCGAACTCGTCGGTAAGATGGAAGGCTGCACCGGCTGCGGAAAATGCGTGAAGGAATGCCCTGAGCACACCCTTTCGATCTCTGACGACAAGACGATCACCGTCAAGACCAAGAACTGCCTCGGCACCGCCTGCTACAGATGCCAGATGAGCTGCCCCAGCAAAGTGTACAAGTACGCAGACCTGAAACTCGTCTGA